From the genome of Notolabrus celidotus isolate fNotCel1 chromosome 5, fNotCel1.pri, whole genome shotgun sequence, one region includes:
- the si:dkey-71d15.2 gene encoding SH3 domain-containing kinase-binding protein 1 translates to MMEDRKENQSKEPDSLPCQENSQETSENGSAQPVSAAAAAPQSSPTQSLSSLLPKALSAVLHPKVLPGLNSDPQPSSRSPVKHPPPNLEQLQTELRDLRDQFDQMKSQHNKELKLLMNELDEEKRIRLTLQMEIQRMKKHMSK, encoded by the exons ATGATggaggacagaaaagaaaaccagAGCAAAGAACCAGATTCTTTACCATGTCAAGAAAACTCTCAGGAAACAAGTGAAAATGGGTCGGCCCAGCCTGTGAGC gcagcagcagcagcgcccCAAAGTTCTCCCACACAgtccctctcctccctgctccCGAAGGCCCTCTCTGCTGTGTTACACCCAAAGGTGCTCCCAGGTTTGAACTCTGACCCCCAGCCCAGCAGCAGAAGTCCTGTGAAACACCCCCCTCCAAACCTGGAGCAGCTTCAGACAGAGCTGAGAGACCTGAGGGACCAGTTTGATCAGATGAAGAGTCAGCACAA CAAGGAACTTAAACTTCTGATGAATGAGCTCGACGAGGAGAAAAGGATCCGCTTGACTTTGCAG atgGAGATTCAGCGCATGAAGAAGCACATGTCAAAATGA